The proteins below come from a single Mangifera indica cultivar Alphonso chromosome 16, CATAS_Mindica_2.1, whole genome shotgun sequence genomic window:
- the LOC123198597 gene encoding zinc finger A20 and AN1 domain-containing stress-associated protein 6-like — protein MEQESQKRKLEETSLEIEPQNTPILCANNCGFFGSSSSNNLCSKCYKDYLLKQSKIFDEESKKSENKSVVEEIKTSPVGKEGFVVVEQGVASEGPSPGNVGRGNENVEKPPRNRCNFCEKRVGLTGFKCRCGQTFCSFHRYSDKHNCVFDYKSAGQDAVAKANPVVKADKIEKI, from the coding sequence atggaacaAGAATCCCAAAAGAGAAAGCTAGAAGAGACTAGTCTTGAGATTGAACCTCAAAATACCCCAATTTTATGTGCAAATAATTGTGGATTCTTTGGGAGTTCAAGCTCCAATAATCTTTGTTCAAAGTGCTACAAAGATTATCTGTTGAAACAATCCAAAATCTTTGATGAAGAATCAAAAAAGAGCGAGAATAAATCGGTTGTAGAGGAAATTAAGACGAGCCCAGTTGGGAAAGAGGGTTTTGTTGTGGTAGAACAGGGTGTTGCAAGTGAGGGGCCATCGCCGGGGAATGTGGGAAGGGGGAATGAGAATGTGGAGAAACCACCCCGCAATAGGTGCAATTTTTGCGAGAAAAGGGTTGGCTTGACGGGGTTTAAGTGCCGGTGTGGGCAGACGTTTTGCTCGTTTCATCGATACTCAGATAAGCATAACTGTGTGTTTGATTACAAGAGTGCAGGGCAGGATGCTGTTGCGAAGGCAAATCCGGTGGTGAAGGCTGATAAGATTGAGAAGATATGA